DNA from Prevotella sp. oral taxon 299 str. F0039:
AATTCGTTATCCAGACTATTATGGTATAGACATGCCTCGATTAGAGGAGTTTTGCGTATTCCAAGCAACCATAGAGTTGTTGGAAGAACGTGGAATGACCGACTTGATAGAAACCGTTTACAACGATTGTGTAAATGAATTAAGCAAGAGTAAAGAGGAAATGCAGAATTGTGTGCGTGCTATTTACGAGCCATTTACTGTTGAAGAAATAAATGATAAGATCGTGGAAATGCTTCGTCCAGAAGGAGTTACCACTCCAATAGATATCGTCTTCCAATCTATTGAAGGACTTCGTGCTGCAATTCCTAATCATAAAGGAGATTGGTATTTCACAGGTTATTATCCAACTCCTGGTGGTACAAAGCTTTGTAATCAAGCTTTTGTAAATTTTGTAAATAATAAGTATAAGACAAATAACAACAAAGAATCATAGAAAGTAATGAAAAATGTGACGTTATTGTTGAGTGATGGAACTCAATTTCATGGTAAGAGTTTTGGCTATGAAGCGCCTATTGCAGGTGAGGTAGTATTTAACACTGCAATGATGGGATATCCTGAAAGTCTTACCGACCCTTCTTATGCAGGTCAATTAATGGTTCTTACATATCCATTAGTTGGCAACTATGGTGTTCCATCGTTTACTTTTGAAGAGAATGGCTTGCCTACTTTCATGGAAAGTGACAAGATTCATGCATCTGCAATAATTGTTTCTGATTATTGCGAAGAGTATTCTCATTGGAATGCTAAAGAGAGTTTAGCTACTTGGTTGCAAAGAGAAAAGGTTCCAGGGATAACAGGAATTGACACAAGAGAGTTGACAAAAGTATTGAGAAGTCATGGAGTGATGATGGGAAAGATTATCTTTGACGATGAACCCACTAATATTCCAGAAGCAGATTATGAAGGAGTTAACTTTGTAGATCGTGTTAGTTGTAAGGAAGTAATACGTTACAATGTTGGTGCAAGTAAAAAAGTTGTCTTGGTAGATTGTGGAGTTAAGGCCAATATTATTCGTTGCTTAATTAATAGAGGTGTAGAAGTTATAAGAGTTCCATGGGATTATGACTATACAAATATGCAATTCGATGGTTTATTCTTGGCTAATGGTCCTGGTGATCCAGATACATGTGAGAAAACAGTTGACATTTTAAAGCGTTTCATGAGCAAAACAAGCAAACCAATATGTGGTATCTGTATGGGTAATCAATTGTTGGCAAAGGCAGGTGGAGCTACTATTTATAAATTGAAATATGGACATCGTTCGCACAATCAACCTGTTAGAATGGTAGGCACAGATAAGTGTTTCATCACCAGTCAAAACCATGGTTATGCAGTAGATTCAAAGACATTAGGAAGCGATTGGGAAGAACTATTTATTAATATGAATGATGGTTCAAACGAAGGTATTCGTCATAAGCACAATCCTTGGTTTTCTTCTCAGTTTCACCCCGAAGCATGTTCAGGTCCTGTTGATACTGAATTTATTTTTGATGACTTCGTGAATTCACTCTAATATTCTATTATAAGCTAATAAAACGATTTACAATGAAATACGATAATATAAAGAAAGTTCTTCTATTAGGTTCAGGAGCATTAAAGATTGGTGAAGCTGGTGAGTTTGATTATTCAGGTTCACAAGCCTTAAAAGCATTGAGAGAAGAGGGAATTGAAACAATTCTTATCAATCCAAATATTGCAACAGTTCAAACATCTGAAGGTGTTGCAGACCATATTTATTTCTTACCTGTTCAGCCATACTTCGTAGAACGAGTAATAGAAAAAGAGCGTCCAGATGGTATTCTACTCTCTTTTGGTGGACAAACAGCTCTCAACTGTGGTGTAGAACTATTTAAATCGGGAGTATTAGAGAAATATAACGTACAAGTTTTAGGAACTCCTGTACAAGCTATCATCGATACAGAAGACCGAGAAATATTCGTAAACAAGCTAAATGAAATTAATGTAAAGACCATTAAGAGTGAAGCTTGTGAAACCATAGAACACGCTCGTAAGGCAGCAAAAGAATTGGGCTATCCTGTTATTATCCGTGCTGCTTATGCCTTAGGAGGTCTTGGTAGTGGTTTTTGTGACAACGAAGAAGAACTTAATACACTTGCAGAGAAAGCTTTTTCGTTCTCTCCTCAAGTTCTTGTTGAAAAGAGTTTGAAAGGTTGGAAGGAAGTAGAATACGAAGTAGTGCGTGACAGATACGATAATTGTATCACTGTTTGTAACATGGAAAACTTCGATCCTCTTGGTATTCACACAGGAGAAAGTATCGTAGTTGCTCCTTCTCAAACCCTAACCAATAGCGAATATCATAAGCTAAGAGCTCTTTCTATAAAGATTATACGTCATATTGGTATTGTTGGAGAGTGTAACGTGCAGTATGCTTTCGACCCTGTTAGCGAAGATTATCGTGTTATTGAAGTGAATGCACGCTTGAGTCGTTCTTCTGCTTTGGCTTCAAAAGCAACAGGATATCCACTTGCTTTCGTTGCAGCTAAATTAGGTATGGGTTATGGTTTGTTTGAGTTAAAGAACTCAGTAACCAAAACAACCAGTGCATTCTTTGAACCTGCACTAGACTATGTAGTATGTAAAATACCACGTTGGGACTTAAGTAAGTTCCATGGAGTAGACAAAGAACTTGGCTCAAGCATGAAGTCTGTGGGTGAGGTGATGGCTATTGGTCGCAATTTCGAAGAAGCAATACAAAAGGGATTGCGCATGATTGGACAGGGAATGCACGGCTTCGTTGAGAATAAAGAATTAGAAATCAATGATATAGACAAAGCTTTAAGAGAACCAACAGATAAGCGAATC
Protein-coding regions in this window:
- the carA gene encoding glutamine-hydrolyzing carbamoyl-phosphate synthase small subunit, with amino-acid sequence MKNVTLLLSDGTQFHGKSFGYEAPIAGEVVFNTAMMGYPESLTDPSYAGQLMVLTYPLVGNYGVPSFTFEENGLPTFMESDKIHASAIIVSDYCEEYSHWNAKESLATWLQREKVPGITGIDTRELTKVLRSHGVMMGKIIFDDEPTNIPEADYEGVNFVDRVSCKEVIRYNVGASKKVVLVDCGVKANIIRCLINRGVEVIRVPWDYDYTNMQFDGLFLANGPGDPDTCEKTVDILKRFMSKTSKPICGICMGNQLLAKAGGATIYKLKYGHRSHNQPVRMVGTDKCFITSQNHGYAVDSKTLGSDWEELFINMNDGSNEGIRHKHNPWFSSQFHPEACSGPVDTEFIFDDFVNSL